Proteins encoded within one genomic window of Gracilimonas sp.:
- the hutI gene encoding imidazolonepropionase, translating into MSNLLIQNISQIASPKPGVVRGSELRSLNVIEEGAIYIEEGNIKAVGQLSEVLNHVEGHPVILDAEGKAAVPGFVDSHSHLVFGGNRADEFAMRSAGMSYEEIAEKGGGIVSTVEATRKASKEELKDLARIRLQKTLKQGITTMEIKSGYGLDLETERKMLAVINELKEEQPIELTATFLGAHAVPKNSTKEEYLQQVLEMIPEIADLAEYCDVFCEDGYFTKEESRKVLMKGVEHGLQPKLHTNQFNDIGGVEMALELGAVSVDHLEVLSDEDIQKIARSETVATVLPGVSYFLNIPYSPARKLLDAGALVALATDFNPGSSMTISMQLLMSMACTKMGMSVEEALSCATQNGAKALEKNKLGCITPGFQADILLLDSDNYRDLAYFFGENHVHTVIKKGEKVWELRS; encoded by the coding sequence GGGGGTTGTTCGGGGTTCTGAACTTCGAAGCCTGAATGTGATTGAGGAAGGCGCAATCTATATTGAAGAGGGAAATATAAAAGCCGTTGGGCAATTAAGTGAGGTATTGAATCATGTGGAAGGCCATCCGGTAATTCTGGATGCCGAGGGAAAAGCGGCCGTTCCCGGGTTTGTGGATTCGCATTCACATTTGGTCTTTGGTGGTAATCGCGCCGATGAATTTGCCATGCGTTCGGCCGGAATGAGCTATGAAGAGATTGCTGAGAAAGGGGGCGGAATAGTTTCAACCGTTGAAGCTACCAGAAAAGCTTCCAAAGAAGAATTGAAAGACTTAGCCCGAATCCGGCTTCAAAAGACGCTGAAGCAAGGCATCACCACCATGGAAATTAAAAGCGGGTATGGGCTGGATTTGGAAACAGAACGTAAAATGCTGGCGGTGATAAACGAGCTGAAAGAAGAACAGCCGATTGAGCTTACCGCTACTTTTTTAGGAGCTCATGCCGTTCCCAAAAACTCCACCAAAGAAGAATACCTGCAACAGGTGCTGGAAATGATTCCTGAGATTGCAGACCTGGCGGAGTATTGCGACGTATTTTGTGAAGACGGATATTTCACCAAAGAAGAATCCCGAAAAGTACTCATGAAAGGAGTTGAACATGGGCTTCAGCCCAAACTTCACACCAACCAATTCAACGATATTGGCGGGGTGGAAATGGCGCTGGAGCTGGGAGCTGTTTCTGTAGATCATCTGGAAGTATTAAGTGACGAGGACATTCAGAAAATCGCACGTTCCGAAACCGTAGCCACGGTTCTGCCCGGGGTTTCCTACTTTCTGAATATCCCATACTCACCGGCGCGAAAATTATTGGATGCAGGGGCTTTGGTAGCATTGGCTACTGATTTCAATCCCGGTTCTTCAATGACCATCTCTATGCAGCTGCTTATGAGTATGGCTTGTACCAAAATGGGAATGTCGGTGGAAGAAGCGCTGAGTTGTGCGACCCAAAATGGAGCTAAAGCCCTTGAGAAAAATAAACTGGGGTGTATCACACCGGGATTTCAAGCGGACATTTTATTACTGGATTCTGATAATTACAGAGATTTGGCGTATTTCTTTGGTGAAAACCATGTACATACGGTCATTAAAAAAGGAGAGAAGGTATGGGAATTGAGAAGCTAA